One Halobaculum roseum DNA segment encodes these proteins:
- a CDS encoding GTPBP1 family GTP-binding protein — protein MGADRAVLTRTIERGEEEGGNVEFKTRLTREVHLAEGRMESLAAQLRHRVLSGDGEALYVIGVTDDGGIAGIAPTAFSESMDVLSLLAEEADAHIHEVETWAAGDGEAAGGLVGLATIREGAAFEADDDHIVVGTAGHVDHGKSTLVGTLVTGQADDGEGGTRSYLDVQPHEMDRGLSADLSYGVYGFDDEGPVRMDNPDRKTDRARVVEEADRLVSFVDTVGHEPWLRTTIRGLVGQKLDYGLLTVAADDGPTKTTREHLGILLAMELPTIVAVTKVDAPPEDRVLEVEREVESMLRDVGKTPLLVERHGVATAVEEIGDGIVPVLLTSAVTQEGLGELDRMLEHLPKREDDADGDFRMYVDRSYDVKGVGAVASGTIRSGEVEAGDELLLGPMPDGSFREVEVRSIEMHYHRVDKARAGRIVGIALKGVKESAVERGMALVPRDADPRPVRSFDAEVMVLNHPTRIQEGYEPVVHLETVSEAAVFHPEGGRLLPGDTGETEVRFKFQPYLVEEGQRFVFREGRSKGVGTVTGVRYADE, from the coding sequence ATGGGCGCTGACCGGGCCGTGCTCACACGGACCATCGAGCGCGGCGAGGAGGAGGGCGGGAACGTCGAGTTCAAGACCCGCCTCACGCGGGAGGTCCATCTCGCGGAGGGCCGCATGGAGTCGCTGGCCGCACAGCTTCGCCACCGGGTGCTCTCGGGCGACGGCGAGGCGCTGTACGTGATCGGCGTCACCGACGACGGGGGGATCGCCGGCATCGCGCCGACGGCCTTCTCGGAGTCGATGGACGTGCTCTCCCTGCTCGCGGAGGAGGCCGACGCCCACATCCACGAGGTGGAGACGTGGGCCGCCGGCGACGGCGAGGCCGCGGGCGGGCTCGTGGGGCTGGCGACGATCCGCGAGGGCGCGGCGTTCGAGGCCGACGACGACCACATCGTCGTCGGCACGGCGGGCCACGTCGATCACGGCAAGTCGACGCTCGTGGGCACGCTCGTCACCGGACAGGCCGACGACGGCGAGGGCGGCACCCGCTCGTACCTCGACGTGCAGCCCCACGAGATGGACCGCGGCCTCTCGGCCGACCTCAGCTACGGCGTCTACGGCTTCGACGACGAGGGGCCGGTCCGCATGGACAACCCCGACCGGAAGACCGACCGCGCGCGGGTGGTCGAGGAGGCGGACAGGCTCGTCTCGTTCGTCGACACCGTCGGCCACGAGCCGTGGCTCAGGACGACGATCCGCGGGCTCGTCGGCCAGAAGCTCGATTACGGACTCCTGACGGTCGCCGCCGACGACGGGCCGACGAAGACGACCCGAGAGCACCTCGGCATCCTGCTCGCGATGGAGCTCCCCACGATCGTCGCGGTCACCAAGGTCGACGCGCCCCCCGAGGACCGCGTCCTCGAGGTCGAACGCGAGGTCGAGTCGATGCTCCGGGACGTGGGCAAGACCCCGCTGCTGGTGGAGCGCCACGGCGTCGCGACCGCCGTCGAGGAGATCGGCGACGGGATCGTGCCCGTGTTGCTCACCTCGGCGGTGACGCAGGAGGGACTGGGCGAACTCGACCGGATGCTGGAGCACCTCCCCAAACGCGAGGACGACGCCGACGGCGACTTCCGGATGTACGTCGACCGCTCGTACGACGTGAAGGGCGTCGGCGCGGTCGCCTCCGGCACCATCCGCTCGGGCGAGGTGGAGGCGGGCGACGAGCTCCTGCTGGGACCGATGCCCGACGGCTCCTTCCGCGAGGTCGAGGTGCGCTCCATCGAGATGCACTACCACCGCGTCGACAAGGCGCGCGCGGGCCGCATCGTCGGCATCGCGCTCAAGGGCGTGAAGGAGTCGGCGGTCGAACGCGGGATGGCGCTGGTGCCGCGGGACGCCGATCCGCGACCGGTTCGCTCGTTCGACGCCGAGGTGATGGTGCTCAACCACCCCACCCGGATCCAGGAGGGGTACGAGCCGGTCGTCCACCTAGAGACCGTCAGCGAGGCCGCGGTGTTCCACCCCGAGGGCGGTCGGCTGCTCCCCGGCGACACCGGGGAGACGGAGGTGCGGTTCAAGTTCCAGCCGTATCTCGTCGAGGAGGGCCAACGGTTCGTCTTCCGGGAGGGCCGGAGCAAGGGCGTCGGCACCGTCACGGGCGTGCGGTACGCCGACGAGTGA
- a CDS encoding histidine kinase N-terminal 7TM domain-containing protein: protein MSPGGLAVVSLAVLAGATAVVVGAYAWRNRGEPGATAFAAMMGGVAVWSVTYGVALTVFDPAVRVALEVLLEVGKAIVAPAWLFFALGYTGRGEYVTRRLVAALAVVPVFTTLLVATTPYHDLMWANYRIDPTLGTATVAFDPGAWFYLHAGFGWAVIGAGMVFLLEPVISYGDRYRDQGLALIFGAGVSFAAHVKATFFLPPAPALDLTPLVLAVTGVVFGVALFRFDLLGLLPATQTLGRRAAIEDVGVGLVVVDAAGTIVEFNAAARTVLGVDGDDGDGDDDDSDGAVDSDDGPAGAVAGEPLAARVSGVDLGADGPQRIETADGDGYRVYEATASPIGDHTDRTVGYTVTFADVTDRELRRQRLEVLNRVLRHNLRNDMTVVVGNADLLLERVGDDERPLADAIARRGRALQRLGEKARDAEDVLADDVPVREVSVDDLCAGLVTRARDSYPEASVDVRVADGLTVSVRATVLETVLWNLVENALEHGSDVAVRLSARTTDAGVAFAVADDGPGIPETELESIRAGTETALTHGSGLGLWVVRWGTRVLGADLSFEEREPTGTVVTVTLPHADRGDSGSGTRAGDGEPN from the coding sequence ATGTCTCCCGGGGGACTCGCCGTCGTGTCGCTGGCGGTCCTCGCGGGCGCGACCGCGGTCGTCGTCGGCGCGTACGCCTGGCGCAACCGGGGGGAGCCGGGCGCGACGGCCTTCGCCGCGATGATGGGCGGCGTCGCCGTCTGGTCGGTGACGTACGGCGTCGCGCTCACCGTCTTCGACCCCGCCGTCCGGGTCGCGCTGGAGGTCCTCCTCGAGGTCGGGAAGGCGATCGTCGCGCCCGCGTGGCTGTTCTTCGCCCTCGGGTACACCGGACGCGGCGAGTACGTGACGCGGCGTCTCGTCGCCGCCCTGGCGGTTGTTCCCGTGTTCACGACGCTGCTGGTGGCGACAACGCCGTATCACGACCTGATGTGGGCGAACTACCGGATCGACCCCACGCTCGGCACCGCGACGGTCGCGTTCGACCCCGGCGCGTGGTTCTACCTCCACGCGGGGTTCGGCTGGGCGGTGATCGGCGCCGGGATGGTCTTCCTCCTCGAGCCGGTGATCTCCTACGGCGACCGCTACCGCGACCAGGGGCTGGCGCTCATCTTCGGCGCCGGCGTCAGCTTCGCCGCCCACGTGAAGGCCACGTTCTTCCTGCCGCCGGCGCCGGCGCTGGATCTCACGCCGCTCGTCCTCGCGGTCACCGGTGTGGTGTTCGGGGTCGCCCTGTTCCGGTTCGATCTGCTCGGGCTCCTCCCGGCGACACAGACGCTCGGGCGGCGCGCGGCAATCGAGGACGTCGGCGTCGGCCTCGTCGTCGTCGACGCCGCCGGGACGATCGTCGAGTTCAACGCAGCGGCACGTACCGTTCTCGGCGTCGACGGTGACGACGGCGACGGCGACGACGACGACAGTGACGGCGCCGTCGATAGCGACGACGGTCCCGCCGGGGCAGTGGCGGGGGAGCCGCTCGCCGCCCGGGTCTCCGGCGTCGACCTGGGGGCGGACGGACCACAGCGCATCGAGACGGCCGACGGCGACGGCTACCGCGTGTACGAGGCGACCGCCTCGCCCATCGGCGACCACACCGACCGGACCGTCGGCTACACCGTCACCTTCGCGGACGTGACCGACAGAGAGCTGCGACGCCAACGCCTGGAGGTGCTCAATCGCGTGCTCCGGCACAACCTCCGCAACGACATGACGGTCGTCGTCGGCAACGCGGACCTCCTGCTCGAACGGGTCGGCGACGACGAGCGCCCGCTCGCCGACGCGATCGCCAGGCGCGGGCGGGCGCTCCAGCGGCTCGGCGAGAAGGCGCGCGACGCCGAGGACGTGCTGGCGGACGACGTTCCCGTCCGCGAGGTCTCGGTCGACGACCTGTGTGCGGGGCTGGTCACCCGCGCCCGCGACTCGTACCCGGAGGCGTCCGTCGACGTGCGCGTCGCCGACGGGCTCACGGTGTCCGTTCGGGCGACGGTGCTGGAGACGGTGCTGTGGAACCTCGTCGAGAACGCGCTCGAACACGGGTCGGACGTGGCCGTCCGGCTCTCGGCGCGGACGACCGACGCGGGCGTCGCGTTCGCCGTCGCGGACGACGGCCCGGGGATCCCGGAGACGGAGTTGGAGAGCATCCGGGCCGGAACCGAGACCGCCCTGACCCACGGCAGCGGGCTCGGGCTGTGGGTCGTCCGCTGGGGGACGCGCGTGCTCGGCGCCGACCTCTCCTTCGAGGAACGCGAGCCGACCGGCACCGTCGTCACGGTGACGCTTCCGCACGCCGACCGAGGGGACTCGGGGTCGGGAACGCGAGCCGGCGACGGCGAACCGAACTGA
- the pyrF gene encoding orotidine-5'-phosphate decarboxylase → MPEFNAFFETLRARIDSKDTVVSVGLDADIDRIPEHLLEKDLPRWAFNRRIIDATHEYAACYKPNAAFYEDADGWRSLRETVAYAHGKDVPVLLDAKRGDIGNTARKYAELLEHVDAITANPYMGRDSLEPFLSKADKGVFVLCRTSNPGGSDLQDLELASGEPLYRRVAALADLWNDRGNVGLVVGATAPEELEELRGEVPDLPFLVPGVGAQGGDAEAAVEHGLADGVGLVNSSRGIIFAGEDAGEDFAKASGQAAKRLRDRLNRYRE, encoded by the coding sequence ATGCCCGAGTTCAACGCCTTCTTCGAGACGCTGCGCGCGCGCATCGACAGCAAGGACACCGTCGTCTCCGTGGGGCTGGACGCCGACATCGACCGGATCCCCGAACACCTGCTGGAGAAGGACCTCCCGCGGTGGGCGTTCAACCGCCGGATCATCGACGCGACCCACGAGTACGCCGCCTGCTACAAGCCCAACGCCGCCTTCTACGAGGACGCCGACGGCTGGCGCAGCCTGCGGGAGACGGTCGCGTACGCCCACGGCAAGGACGTGCCCGTCCTGCTCGACGCCAAGCGGGGCGACATCGGCAACACGGCCCGGAAGTACGCCGAGCTGCTGGAGCACGTCGACGCGATCACCGCGAACCCGTACATGGGCCGCGACTCGCTGGAGCCGTTCCTCTCGAAGGCCGACAAGGGCGTGTTCGTCCTCTGTCGCACCTCCAACCCCGGCGGCTCCGACCTGCAGGACCTGGAGCTCGCGTCGGGCGAGCCGCTGTACCGCCGCGTCGCCGCCCTCGCGGACCTGTGGAACGATCGGGGGAACGTGGGGCTCGTCGTCGGCGCGACCGCGCCCGAGGAGCTGGAGGAGCTTCGCGGGGAGGTCCCGGACCTGCCGTTCCTCGTCCCCGGCGTCGGCGCGCAGGGCGGCGACGCGGAGGCGGCCGTCGAGCACGGCCTCGCCGACGGCGTCGGCCTCGTCAACTCCTCGAGGGGGATCATCTTCGCCGGAGAAGACGCCGGCGAGGACTTCGCGAAGGCGTCGGGACAGGCGGCCAAACGGCTGCGCGACCGGCTGAACCGGTACCGCGAGTGA
- a CDS encoding arsenic resistance protein encodes MTVTAWLRRNQIAVYAVAVAFAVAAAVGRPDAATGLDRAIDPVLAVLLYVTFLEIPFVRLRRAFTNGRFVAAALATNFLAVPVVAWVLTRPIAGDPVILVGALFVLLTPCIDYVIAFTGIAGGDAEQLTATTPVLLLAQFALLPVYLWLFAGPAAAAVVEVEPFLEAFATLIAGPLTLAWATEAWAEGWGTGRRAETALGTLPVPMMALTLFVVIASQLPRVRASLDQVAAVVPIYVAFPVVMVAVGRVAAEAFDLDLGESRALVFTAVTRNSLVVLPLALALPDRYALAPAVVVTQTLVELAWMVALTRAVPRWVLPSTAAAGAPHPGEGGD; translated from the coding sequence GTGACCGTCACAGCGTGGCTGCGCCGGAACCAGATCGCGGTGTACGCCGTCGCCGTCGCGTTCGCGGTCGCCGCCGCGGTCGGACGGCCGGACGCGGCGACGGGGTTGGATCGGGCGATCGACCCCGTGTTGGCGGTGTTACTGTACGTCACGTTCCTCGAGATCCCGTTCGTCCGGCTGCGCCGTGCGTTCACGAACGGCCGGTTCGTGGCGGCGGCGCTGGCGACGAACTTCCTCGCCGTCCCGGTCGTCGCGTGGGTGCTCACCCGGCCGATCGCGGGCGACCCGGTGATCCTCGTGGGGGCGCTGTTCGTCCTGTTGACGCCGTGTATCGACTACGTCATCGCCTTCACCGGGATCGCCGGGGGCGACGCCGAACAGCTCACCGCGACGACGCCGGTGTTGCTGTTGGCCCAGTTCGCGCTGCTGCCCGTCTACCTGTGGCTGTTCGCCGGCCCCGCCGCCGCGGCCGTCGTCGAGGTGGAGCCGTTCCTCGAGGCGTTCGCGACGCTGATCGCGGGGCCGCTGACGCTCGCGTGGGCGACGGAGGCGTGGGCCGAGGGCTGGGGGACGGGGCGGCGCGCGGAAACCGCGCTCGGCACGCTCCCGGTGCCGATGATGGCGCTGACGCTGTTCGTCGTGATCGCCTCGCAGCTCCCCCGTGTCCGCGCGTCGCTCGATCAGGTCGCGGCGGTCGTCCCGATCTACGTCGCGTTCCCGGTGGTGATGGTCGCGGTCGGTCGGGTCGCCGCAGAGGCGTTCGATCTCGACCTCGGCGAGAGCCGCGCGCTCGTGTTCACCGCCGTCACGCGGAACTCGCTGGTCGTGCTCCCGCTGGCGCTGGCGCTGCCCGACCGCTACGCGCTGGCGCCCGCGGTCGTCGTGACGCAGACGCTCGTCGAGTTGGCCTGGATGGTCGCGCTCACGCGCGCGGTGCCGCGGTGGGTGCTGCCGAGCACGGCTGCGGCGGGCGCACCCCACCCGGGCGAGGGCGGCGACTGA
- a CDS encoding J domain-containing protein, producing MDRDVLLLGIAAVLAGLTATLAMLGIAYSPFVFLAALPTGAAAYFLWYQASGRLKEDMRSRAAGRRSARGAGEGAPGGDSRFAREARARMGDGGRVGPRGTDGRDARTRGRGPTGGAAMTGNSGMPPGDARRTLGVDADASGSEVKAAYRDRVKETHPDSGGDEEEFKRVNRAYETLKGD from the coding sequence GTGGACCGCGACGTACTCCTGCTCGGGATCGCCGCCGTGCTCGCCGGCCTGACGGCCACCCTCGCGATGCTGGGGATCGCGTACTCGCCGTTCGTGTTCCTCGCGGCGCTCCCGACCGGCGCGGCCGCCTACTTCCTCTGGTATCAGGCGTCCGGCCGACTGAAGGAGGACATGCGCTCGCGCGCGGCCGGTCGGCGGTCGGCCCGGGGAGCCGGCGAGGGCGCGCCCGGCGGCGACTCCCGGTTCGCCCGCGAGGCCCGCGCCCGGATGGGCGACGGCGGCCGCGTGGGCCCCCGCGGCACCGACGGGCGGGACGCGCGAACGCGCGGTCGCGGGCCGACGGGCGGCGCCGCGATGACCGGGAACTCGGGGATGCCGCCCGGCGACGCGCGCCGAACGCTCGGCGTCGACGCCGACGCCTCCGGGTCGGAGGTGAAGGCCGCCTACCGCGACCGCGTGAAGGAGACGCACCCGGACTCCGGCGGCGACGAGGAGGAGTTCAAGCGGGTGAACCGCGCATACGAGACCCTGAAGGGCGACTGA
- a CDS encoding HAD family hydrolase, with translation MAENADPPEVAPPLDEAAAVTFDLDDTLVSYRRSPGEVLAAAFDDIGVDPVFPVEAYYDRFAEFNDRTGTMADLRAECFAALCADRGRDPDLGRAVAAAFADERDHANVSWRPGARDLLEALDARGVPYAVVTNGPPDAQAEKARAVGLEDRAVDVVFAGHDAPAKPAVEAFEVGVSALGVAAADAVHVGDSPESDAAGALAAGMGAVVVGDRDPLPDRATRVASLTELIRDDRDGGDAV, from the coding sequence ATGGCTGAGAACGCGGACCCGCCGGAGGTCGCGCCCCCGTTGGACGAGGCCGCGGCCGTGACGTTCGACCTCGACGACACGCTCGTGTCCTACCGGCGGTCGCCGGGGGAGGTGCTGGCGGCCGCCTTCGACGACATTGGCGTCGACCCTGTGTTCCCTGTCGAGGCCTACTACGACCGCTTCGCCGAGTTCAACGACCGGACCGGCACGATGGCGGACCTCCGGGCGGAATGCTTCGCGGCGCTCTGTGCGGACCGCGGTCGCGACCCGGACCTCGGACGGGCGGTGGCGGCGGCGTTCGCCGACGAGCGCGACCACGCGAACGTGTCGTGGCGGCCGGGCGCACGCGATCTGCTGGAGGCGCTCGACGCCCGCGGCGTTCCCTACGCCGTCGTCACCAACGGCCCGCCGGACGCACAGGCCGAGAAAGCGCGCGCGGTCGGCCTGGAGGACCGCGCCGTCGACGTGGTGTTCGCCGGCCACGACGCGCCCGCGAAACCCGCCGTCGAGGCGTTCGAGGTCGGGGTGTCGGCGCTCGGCGTCGCCGCCGCGGACGCGGTCCACGTCGGCGACTCGCCCGAGTCCGACGCGGCGGGCGCGCTCGCGGCAGGGATGGGGGCGGTCGTGGTGGGCGACCGTGACCCGCTTCCTGACAGGGCGACGAGGGTGGCGTCGCTGACGGAGCTGATACGCGACGACCGCGACGGCGGGGACGCCGTCTAA
- a CDS encoding heavy metal translocating P-type ATPase yields MTHDDADGGPDRPGDRSIPPDDDRTADENAHDRTHDRAHGDDAPAAVRDGDEFSLSVPDMDCASCAAKVERSVSDVDGITEVDPYPTTGTLSVATDGSTDRDAVAAAVESAGYAVEDDLESVTLSVPEMDCASCAGKVSGALEAVDGVRDIDTHPTTGKVLLRFDPGATTLAALTSAVESAGYEVVSTSMDGGGAGGDGGERSVWRSRRAYATYLAALFTGVGLVLANPLAPAGAGPTVDLLGRAVRIGDLAYLAAVAVGGVAVFRNGYYSLRGRSLDIDLLMSVAILGAVAAGIGFDEPLYFEAATLTTLFSVSELLEGAAMDRARDSLRELMELSPTEATVVRNGTEEVVPADAVEVGETVVVRPGERVPRDGTVTDGASAVNQAPVTGESVPVDKAPGDEVFAGTIVEGGYLEVEVTTEAGEDTLSQVVDMVEAAQGERSEREQFVERFASYYTPVVVAFALVVALGPPLAVGAAWDTYVLYGLTLLVLACPCAFVISTPVTVVSGITSAARNGVLIKGGTHLEAMGDVEAVAFDKTGTLTKGELTVTDVIPLGDNSEDDVLRCARGLELRSEHPIGDAIVDRAEAAGVDDRAVDDFESVTGKGVTATLDGTPHYAGKPGLFSDLGFDLSHVHAATDGGVVTRTSRAICERNNCLDLLSDTVPELQAEGKTVVLVGTEEDLEGVIAVADEVRPEAHRTVERLREAGVHTVMLTGDNERTARAVGREVGVDDVRAELLPDEKVAAVEELLSAHDGVAMVGDGVNDAPALATATVGIAMGAAGTDTALETADVALLADDLSTLPYLRTLAERANAVIRQNVWTSLAAKAALAAAVPFGLVPIWFAVLAGDAGMTVGVTANASRLARVSPEDPGSIDGPETPDGSEPPTDPEPAADPTSPADA; encoded by the coding sequence ATGACTCACGACGACGCCGACGGCGGCCCGGACCGCCCCGGCGACCGTTCGATCCCGCCGGACGACGACCGGACGGCGGACGAGAACGCACACGACCGCACACATGACCGCGCTCACGGCGACGACGCCCCCGCCGCGGTCCGCGACGGCGACGAGTTCTCCCTCTCTGTCCCCGACATGGACTGCGCCTCCTGCGCGGCGAAAGTCGAGCGGAGCGTCTCCGATGTCGACGGGATCACCGAGGTGGACCCGTATCCGACCACCGGAACGCTGTCGGTCGCGACCGACGGCTCGACCGACCGCGACGCGGTCGCCGCGGCCGTCGAGTCGGCCGGCTACGCCGTCGAGGACGACCTCGAGTCGGTGACGCTGTCGGTGCCGGAGATGGACTGCGCCTCCTGCGCCGGGAAGGTCTCGGGCGCGCTGGAGGCCGTGGACGGCGTTCGCGACATCGACACTCACCCGACGACGGGGAAGGTGCTCCTCCGGTTCGACCCCGGGGCGACGACGCTCGCGGCGCTGACCTCGGCGGTCGAATCGGCCGGCTACGAGGTCGTCTCCACGTCGATGGACGGGGGCGGCGCCGGGGGCGACGGGGGGGAGCGTTCGGTCTGGCGGAGCCGTCGCGCGTACGCGACGTACCTCGCGGCGCTGTTCACCGGCGTCGGCCTCGTGCTCGCGAACCCCCTGGCGCCCGCTGGCGCCGGCCCGACGGTCGACCTCCTCGGCCGCGCGGTTCGCATCGGCGACCTCGCGTACCTCGCGGCCGTCGCCGTCGGCGGCGTCGCGGTCTTCCGCAACGGCTACTACTCGCTGCGCGGGCGTAGCCTCGACATCGACCTGCTGATGAGCGTCGCCATCCTCGGCGCCGTCGCCGCAGGGATCGGCTTCGACGAGCCGCTGTACTTCGAGGCGGCGACGCTGACGACGCTGTTCTCCGTCTCCGAGCTGCTGGAGGGGGCGGCGATGGACCGCGCGCGCGACTCCCTGCGCGAGCTGATGGAGCTGTCGCCGACGGAGGCGACCGTCGTCCGAAACGGAACCGAGGAGGTCGTCCCCGCCGACGCGGTCGAGGTGGGCGAGACCGTCGTCGTCCGGCCGGGCGAACGCGTTCCCCGCGACGGAACCGTCACCGACGGCGCCAGCGCGGTGAACCAGGCGCCCGTCACCGGCGAGTCCGTCCCCGTCGACAAGGCCCCCGGCGACGAGGTGTTCGCGGGTACCATCGTCGAGGGCGGCTACCTCGAAGTGGAGGTCACGACCGAGGCGGGCGAGGACACCCTCTCGCAGGTCGTCGACATGGTGGAGGCCGCCCAGGGCGAGCGGTCCGAGCGCGAGCAGTTCGTCGAGCGCTTCGCGAGCTACTACACGCCCGTCGTCGTCGCGTTCGCGCTCGTCGTCGCGCTCGGCCCGCCGCTGGCCGTCGGCGCGGCGTGGGACACCTACGTCCTCTACGGGCTCACGCTGCTCGTGCTCGCGTGCCCGTGCGCGTTCGTGATCTCGACGCCCGTCACGGTCGTCTCCGGCATCACTTCCGCCGCCCGCAACGGCGTGTTGATCAAGGGCGGCACCCACCTGGAGGCGATGGGCGACGTGGAGGCGGTCGCGTTCGACAAGACGGGCACCCTGACGAAGGGCGAGCTCACCGTCACCGACGTGATCCCGCTGGGCGACAACAGCGAGGACGACGTGCTTCGCTGTGCCCGCGGCCTCGAACTCCGGTCGGAGCATCCCATCGGCGACGCCATCGTCGACCGCGCCGAGGCGGCCGGCGTCGACGACCGCGCGGTCGACGACTTCGAGTCGGTCACCGGCAAGGGCGTGACCGCGACGCTCGACGGGACGCCCCACTACGCGGGCAAGCCCGGGCTGTTCTCGGATCTGGGCTTCGACCTCTCGCACGTCCACGCCGCCACCGACGGCGGCGTCGTCACCCGCACCTCCCGCGCCATCTGCGAGCGGAACAACTGCCTCGACCTGCTCTCGGATACGGTTCCGGAACTCCAGGCCGAGGGGAAAACTGTGGTTCTCGTCGGCACCGAGGAGGATCTGGAGGGCGTGATCGCCGTCGCCGACGAGGTGCGCCCCGAGGCGCACCGCACCGTCGAGCGCCTCCGCGAGGCGGGCGTTCACACCGTGATGCTCACCGGCGACAACGAGCGCACCGCCCGCGCGGTCGGCCGCGAGGTGGGTGTCGACGACGTGCGCGCCGAGCTGCTGCCCGACGAGAAGGTCGCCGCCGTCGAGGAGCTGCTCTCCGCACACGACGGCGTCGCGATGGTCGGCGACGGCGTCAACGACGCCCCCGCGCTGGCGACCGCCACGGTCGGCATCGCGATGGGCGCCGCCGGCACCGACACCGCCCTCGAAACCGCGGACGTGGCGCTGCTGGCGGACGACCTCTCGACGCTGCCGTACCTCCGGACGCTCGCCGAGCGTGCGAACGCGGTCATCCGACAGAACGTCTGGACCAGCCTCGCGGCGAAGGCGGCGCTGGCGGCGGCGGTCCCGTTCGGACTGGTCCCCATCTGGTTCGCGGTGCTCGCCGGCGACGCGGGCATGACCGTCGGCGTCACCGCGAACGCGAGCCGGCTGGCGCGCGTCTCGCCCGAGGACCCGGGATCGATCGACGGGCCGGAGACGCCCGACGGATCCGAACCGCCGACGGATCCGGAACCGGCGGCGGACCCGACCTCGCCGGCGGACGCCTGA
- the mch gene encoding methenyltetrahydromethanopterin cyclohydrolase, which yields MDSLNRMAVELVDEALDFADELNIAGYELDSGATVVDFGVEADGGLEAGLLLAEIQTAGLATLQTRMGRVDDSPTPYVELTTDHPGIALLGCQKAGWELETEHFSGLGSGPARALVGEEREFQALGYYDEFDLTVLCVESATLPDDEVVEHVAEKANVNEQAVFLPTTALGSTAGSVTAAARAAELAVFRLFELGYDPEHVKSVAGSAPVAPVSYDETEAMGRTNDALAYGGEVHLTVAEEFDRFDEIPSSAADEHGRPFADVFADADYDFYELDESVFAPAEVTVDVLDGPTYALGETREDLLAESFDYR from the coding sequence ATGGACAGCCTCAATCGCATGGCGGTGGAGCTGGTCGACGAGGCGCTCGACTTCGCCGACGAACTCAACATCGCCGGCTACGAGCTCGATTCCGGCGCGACCGTCGTCGACTTCGGCGTCGAGGCCGACGGCGGCCTCGAGGCCGGCCTCCTCCTCGCCGAGATCCAGACGGCGGGGCTCGCGACCCTGCAAACACGGATGGGCCGCGTCGACGACTCGCCGACGCCGTACGTGGAGCTGACGACCGACCACCCCGGGATCGCGCTGCTCGGCTGTCAGAAGGCCGGCTGGGAACTGGAGACGGAGCACTTCTCGGGTCTCGGCTCCGGCCCGGCCCGCGCGCTCGTGGGCGAGGAGCGCGAGTTCCAGGCGCTGGGGTACTACGACGAGTTCGACCTCACCGTCCTGTGCGTCGAGAGCGCGACGCTCCCCGACGACGAGGTGGTCGAGCACGTCGCGGAGAAGGCGAACGTGAACGAGCAGGCCGTCTTCCTCCCGACGACGGCGCTCGGCTCCACCGCGGGCAGCGTGACGGCGGCGGCGCGCGCGGCCGAACTCGCCGTCTTCCGCCTGTTCGAGCTGGGCTACGACCCCGAGCACGTCAAGTCGGTCGCGGGCTCGGCGCCGGTGGCGCCAGTCAGCTACGACGAGACCGAGGCGATGGGCCGGACGAACGACGCGCTCGCGTACGGCGGCGAGGTCCACCTCACCGTCGCGGAGGAGTTCGACCGCTTCGACGAGATACCCTCCAGCGCGGCCGACGAACACGGCCGCCCGTTCGCGGACGTGTTCGCCGACGCCGACTACGACTTCTACGAGCTCGACGAGTCGGTGTTCGCGCCCGCCGAAGTCACCGTCGACGTGCTCGACGGGCCGACGTACGCGCTCGGCGAGACGCGCGAGGACCTGCTCGCGGAGTCGTTCGACTACCGGTGA